The Gloeomargarita lithophora Alchichica-D10 genomic sequence CCCTTGACCTGCCCAATATCCATTCCGGTCAATCTGAGTTTTTCCGCGGCTAAATAGACGCGCCAATTCATCTAAAACCATATTGGCCGGACCGCAGTCTAAGGCAGTGATCGCTTGACCATCTGCGACCAAAGTAAAATTAGCAATACCCCCCAAATTCAAGGCCAACAATGACCGCTGTAAATGCCCAAATAAGCGAGCATCCACATAGGGAACCAAAGGCGCACCACTTCCCCCGACCGCCACATCATGGATGCGAAAATCTGACACCACAGGGCAACCAAATCGCTCTGCCAAAAAAGCCGCCTCTCCCAACTGCAACGTCGTTTTTTGATGCTCATGGTAAACGGTTTGCCCGTGACTACCAATTAAATGTAATTCCGTGGGGAAATCAGCTAATACGGTTGCCAAAGCCTCAGCAAACGCTTCCCCAATCTGCCGATGCCAATGGGCAATCTGCGCTAAATTTCCTTGACTTTGGCTTAGGGAAAATCGTAACCCTTCAGAGTAGGGAATCGTCTGTGCCGTCAGCCAACAACATTGCCAAGGATCGGTTTGAATTTCACAGATACAAACATCAATCCCATCCATGGAAGTACCGGACATTAAACCCGCTACGATGCGTGTTTTTAACCTTTGCACCTCAGTTAATTGCCACATTTCCAATCACCCGCCGTAAATGACCCTCAGCTTGTTGCAATAATTGTTGCGCCGTGGCAAAATCTACCCCCCGATGGTGCATCACCACCGCCGTTTTTACCTGTCCTTGGGCAGTGGTTAATAATTTGCGTGCCGCTTCGGATTCTAACCCGGTTAGGTACTGTACAAAACGAGTCCCCCGCTCCCAAAGTTTACTATTGGTTGCCCGTAAGTCCACCATTAAATTCCCGTACACTTTACCGAGTTTCACCATTACGCTTGTACTGAGCATATTCAACACCAATTTAGTGGCCGTACCCGCTTTCATACGAGTCGAACCCGTGAGGATTTCTGGCCCCACCGGCAGAACAATTACCTGATCTACGGTTATTAGTTGGGCACCTTCAGGATTACAAGTTATGAAAATCGTGGGACTGCCTAAATCATGGGCATATTCCAGACCCGCCAAAACGTAGGGCGTGGTGGAACCAGCGGCAATCCCGCACAGGACATCCCCGGTTTGAAAACCCCGCTTTTGCAAGTCCCGTACCGCCTGATCCCGGTCATCCTCCGCCCCTTCTACCGCCTGCACCAACGCCCGCTCGCCCCCGGCAAGCACCCCCTGCACCTGCTGGGGATCGGCGGAAAAGGTGGGGGGACATTCGGCGGCATCTAATACTCCCAAACGTCCACTGGTGCCTGCCCCTAAGTAAAACAAGTGATGTCTTTGTACTAATTGATTGAAAATCAGTTCTGCGGCGGTCGTAATGGCCGGAATCGCCTCTGCCACGACTAAGGGAACCTGTTGATCCGCCTGGTTAATGATTTGCAAAATTTCCGCCAGCGAGTGCTGGTCTAAATCGGTACTTCCGGCATACCGTTGTTCGGTGAGTAAATGTCCTCGCTGGTTGATAGACATTGGTTAAGTGCTAGTGAATATATTTATTGAACCATCTATGGGCACAATTAGGCACGGATGGGTTAATTATTTTTCTATGATAGAAAGTAAGTCACGGTCATACGAATCCACCCCATGAATTTAATCAATTTGATCTGGTTTCGCCGGGATTTACGACTGATGGATAATGAAATAGTCTGGCGAGCGAACCGGGGTTATGTTTTACCCTTTTTTATCATTGACCCTTGGTTTTATCAACAACCGGAAATCAGCGCCCAGCGGGTTAATTTTCTATTAGAATCCTTGGCGCAATTAGATCGGGCGTTACGTCAAAGGGGGAGTAAACTTTTTTTATTGCATGGGGATAGCGTTACTATTTTACGGGAATTAACCCAGGAATTATTAGACCGAAATTACACGCCACATCTTTTATTCAATCGGGATATTCAAGTTGCCTACGGTTTAGAACGGGATCAAAAAATAATGCGATTTTATCAAGAAGAGAACTTAAAAATTACTGTATGTACCAATTTCTTTCTCAATCTTTCAGGGCATGGTAATGACTGGCTAGAGCAGTATTACCATTACCAAAACCAGCCCTTGTATCCGATTCCAGATCAGATCAATACCCCAGAAATTGTATTAAAAACCTCCCAAATTACAATTACAGATATTACCCAAAAATATGGTCTAAACTACCCCAAAAACACTTGGTTTACCGGTGGTGAATCTCAGGCGCAAGCAACGTTGAATACTTTTTTAGCACGGCGTTTTCATGGGTATCACTGGAAAATTTCCCGCCCTTGGTTCGCCCAACAAAGGGCAACTTCCCACCTTTCGCCCCATCTCGCTTTTGGCACCATCAGCGGGCGGCAGGTATATCAAAAAGTCCAACAAAAACGGCAAGAATACCCCGATCATGACCGGGCGGTTTTGTCCCTGCGGGCATTTCGGGATCGCCTGCGATGGCGGGATTCTGCCAGTCAAAGGCTCTACAATAATCCCCATTTAGTCCATCAAAATATCTATCCTGAATTTGACGAATGGTACAATTTGGAACCGTTAAGCCCCGAAAAGGAGAGGTATTTCAGCAATTGGCAAAATGGCACTACAGGTTTTCCTTTAGTGGATGCGAGTATGCGCCAATTACGTCAAATGGGGTGGATGAATTTTCGGATGCGTGCCATGTGTGCCACCTTTTTAACAATTAACTGCGGGATTTCTTGGCACTATGGGGCACAACATTATATGCAGTGTTTAATTGATGGAGATTTGGCGATTGACCATTGGCAGTGGCAAATGCAGGCGGGAATTACCAATCCCTTATCTGCCAGCTTTCGCATTTATAATCCAGAAAAAAATGCTCAAGAACGGGATCAAAATTGGCAATTCATTCACTATTGGGTGCCAGAATTGCGTTCCATTCAACCCACTGATTGGGGTAATATTACAATTAATTACTACCCGCAACCGATGTTAAACTGGTCAGAAACTCGGCAAAAATATGGGCAAATTATTCGGCAGATACGAGAGCAGGTGCGTCAGCGACTTTATCGGGAACAGGGACGGGAATTGGTGATAGCCCAACAGGCGCAGAATACGCTCAAACGCTATCGCCAACGTTGGCGGAATTATTGTCAACAGGGAGAGCCAAATTACGGCCAACAATTATCCCTGGATTTTGGGGATTTGCATTCCTAAATTAGAATAAACTAGCCACTTATTTTGATGAAGAACTACCGTAGCCATTCTGCATCCATTCATCCACAAAATGGGTATCCACTTGGGCGTTAATAAAATCAGGGTGGTTGAGTAAATGCTGATGAAAATCCAGGGTGGTTTTAACGCCAGTAATGGCACATTCTTGTAAGGCTCGTTTCATACGGGCGATGGCATGATCCCGATTTTCCCCCCAGACAATAATTTTGCCAATCAATGAGTCATAGTAGGGCGGAATTTCGTA encodes the following:
- the murQ gene encoding N-acetylmuramic acid 6-phosphate etherase, with translation MSINQRGHLLTEQRYAGSTDLDQHSLAEILQIINQADQQVPLVVAEAIPAITTAAELIFNQLVQRHHLFYLGAGTSGRLGVLDAAECPPTFSADPQQVQGVLAGGERALVQAVEGAEDDRDQAVRDLQKRGFQTGDVLCGIAAGSTTPYVLAGLEYAHDLGSPTIFITCNPEGAQLITVDQVIVLPVGPEILTGSTRMKAGTATKLVLNMLSTSVMVKLGKVYGNLMVDLRATNSKLWERGTRFVQYLTGLESEAARKLLTTAQGQVKTAVVMHHRGVDFATAQQLLQQAEGHLRRVIGNVAIN
- a CDS encoding anhydro-N-acetylmuramic acid kinase; this encodes MWQLTEVQRLKTRIVAGLMSGTSMDGIDVCICEIQTDPWQCCWLTAQTIPYSEGLRFSLSQSQGNLAQIAHWHRQIGEAFAEALATVLADFPTELHLIGSHGQTVYHEHQKTTLQLGEAAFLAERFGCPVVSDFRIHDVAVGGSGAPLVPYVDARLFGHLQRSLLALNLGGIANFTLVADGQAITALDCGPANMVLDELARLFSRGKTQIDRNGYWAGQGRVRREWLEYLMNHYFIHQPPPKSAGREQFGGLFVQELINHTNPGSTTSWYDLFATVTHFTAVAIFDHYQTWIKPQQEITEVIVSGGGVHNPILMQELAQIFHPIPISTSAKYGINPDSKEALAFAILASERIDGKPTNIPAVTGAKRPVLLGKITEL
- a CDS encoding FAD-binding domain-containing protein, which encodes MNLINLIWFRRDLRLMDNEIVWRANRGYVLPFFIIDPWFYQQPEISAQRVNFLLESLAQLDRALRQRGSKLFLLHGDSVTILRELTQELLDRNYTPHLLFNRDIQVAYGLERDQKIMRFYQEENLKITVCTNFFLNLSGHGNDWLEQYYHYQNQPLYPIPDQINTPEIVLKTSQITITDITQKYGLNYPKNTWFTGGESQAQATLNTFLARRFHGYHWKISRPWFAQQRATSHLSPHLAFGTISGRQVYQKVQQKRQEYPDHDRAVLSLRAFRDRLRWRDSASQRLYNNPHLVHQNIYPEFDEWYNLEPLSPEKERYFSNWQNGTTGFPLVDASMRQLRQMGWMNFRMRAMCATFLTINCGISWHYGAQHYMQCLIDGDLAIDHWQWQMQAGITNPLSASFRIYNPEKNAQERDQNWQFIHYWVPELRSIQPTDWGNITINYYPQPMLNWSETRQKYGQIIRQIREQVRQRLYREQGRELVIAQQAQNTLKRYRQRWRNYCQQGEPNYGQQLSLDFGDLHS